tctgaagacaaacagagaaaacggatgtgtgtttgcagccaTAGCTCACTGCTGTCAGCGGCCCGGACAGACCTGTAGAGCAGGCTCCTCGCTCTCTTATCTGCTGTCAGCTGGTCTGACGAGAAGTCTGTCTCATATCTAGCAGGTGACGCTGCAAAGGTGTGGCCCTGGATGAGtctctttcatttgtttcattgtACTTTTTGAAACACCATTTGCATTTAAACTGACTGGCAGATGATAAAAAAGACGGTAGTAGCAACTTTGAATGCAACGACAATTTAGTTCAACATTCACGCCTGGGAGAAGGCACAGGGAGGACGGCACCGGACTTCCCTGTCCAGGGAGGAAACTAGTCTCTTAGCAAATAAGCACACATCTTCCCCCAAggagaaaacaataaatcacaTCTAAAGCAAGACACAGTTAGTGCCTTTAGTCACAGCACTAAGAGGTTACATAGATGTCCAAAGTTtgtaacatatataacatacaCTTAACTACTACCATACTTCAGTGAATATTCCTCAGATACAAAGACATTTATTCAAAGTTTATAGGGACAAAGTGAAGAATTTTGACATTTCCCCCAGCTCCGATGTAAGGACACATTGTAGCAGTTGACCATTTGAATAGGAGACAgcgggatgttttttttagagtggAAGATCACACAGACAATATGAAAATACAGTGAAGCAGAGAACCTGCACGTATGTTGCTGAAAAGACCAACGACTAATCAGAAAAGAATAATGGATTccaaacttatttttttccatgatGAGCTGAGTTAGCAAGGCAGCTTTTCATCAGTGTATTGTGTTAGAAAAAGAGAGTTTGATAAGTGCTCCTTTGTGCCAAGACCGGTTCTGCAATGCCATGCAGCCGACCAGGCTTATCCTCCAGTCTGCTGCTCACTTTTATCTGCACTTGTGTTGACATTAATGTGAGTACAATCCAGTTAGCACTGTGCGGTGTGGAACATGAGGATTTTATGTAAATTTGCACATCTTAAAATACCAGTGTGTAGAGATATATGTCAGTTAGGCTAGTGGATTATATGATAGTTGTATATTTAATAaccaattgttttgtttttaaattcaattttaaatTGTCTTAAATTAACCGCAGACAGTTTCTTTTAAGTTTTGTTATCTGACTTGACTTACAAGATGCATCCTAAACAAAGATCCACATTTACAGTTTCAGCGTTATGGCAGAGAATGAAGTTCTACAGTTAGAATCTCAAAGGTAAGATCCAATGACAAACAGTCCAGGTGAACTGATATGCAGTCTCTATTTGTCACCATGCCATTCATTCAAAAataattcgttttttttttctccactctcTTCAGAAAATAACCTACTCTACTGTACGAGTCCACAGAGACAACAGCTTGCAAGTGTGTATGAAACAGCATATGCAACAGGAAGCGACTCTTCCATGTGACACGacactgtgtgcgtgtgttcagCAGAGGCAGAGTGAAGTGACCGGTAAAACTCCTTCTGACGTAGGCAGACAGCTTTTTTCcttcgttttttttcaaagattcaaaTCCAAACAGACATCATGTTACACCTGCCTGTGTGGGCTGGTAGGAAGAGGGGATAAACTGTCACATTACCAACAATACCATGacctttttctgccttttacaTGTGTTTGCCAGGAACAAAAGAATAATCACACAGACAAAATGCAACAATAATTACTGCATTTTATGAAACTCTTTTTATTTCCATAAACCATCCTGGTGCAAATCCTATTATATTCATTTCGTTGGACTTTTTTGTGAAACTTGGAGTAAATTTGTAAACTGTTTATATTGGActtagtttaacatttttggaTAATTATTCACTTCCTGGTGTGAAATTGATCAGACAATGGATACGCTAATGGATTTGTGTAGGCTAACTACATAAAAAGCACAGTCAAAGCTTTCACACACGCACTCCTGCACACTTgtagaacatttcaggacaacCCGCCGCTgaaaatcttcctgagttgcttattCACATGTGTACTTTCGTGCATTTATGGTATCAACGAACGCatggagttttttgttttgagttgttGAAAGGCAACCGAAGACAAAAACTGTCAATTGACTGTATTCCTTTGATTTCTTTAGACTTAATGAAAAAGTTATAGCATGTCAACCTGATTGTAAGAGGTGTTAGAATGTGGATTTTGTTACCTTTTTACAAAGCCAGGTAAGCTGCTTCTCCAGCCATGATGCTAGCCAGGCTAGCTTGATGCTGACAGCTGctttgtatttacattgtaAGCACTAAACGGGCTTCTCGTCGAATGCTCTGCAAGAAAGTGGTCAAGCTTACTTCCCCAAGTGAATAAGTGCccatttgtgtgtgggtgtgattgTGTACTGCAGGAGGTAAAGGGGCAACTCCCCAACTCAGCAGGGCTCCAACCCCTCCACTCCCATCAAACCATGACGTTCTTACACCTAAAACACATGAAGGGATTTCACACACGGTTTACACCACCAATGTGCAAATAACAGAAAACTGTAATAAtgctatttacatttttcattaaaaaaaagtgaaacacgaCAGGCTACTGGTGTTCAGTGTTACTAATTTTGAAAGATTAAACAAGTCACAAATGAACTAGGGATGAAGCACAAAAGTTAATGTGCAATTACAGGCTGATTATACACATGGGTAATTAACCGTCTACACCTGTGGCTAAAGAAGTCTTCACTGTGTTTTAGGCCTGCCAAACCTCCACACTACCACCTATGATTTACACTCAGGGGGGCTGCTGCTTTATGAGGCCTATTCAGAAGCCCTGAGGTGTCACTCCCAGCTTTTTCCACCTCTGCTGGGTTCCCGACTGTTTCACACCTCCAGGAGGGACTATTATCCTGTCAGAGGGCCACTCTTCACGCTTCGCCCCGTGAAAGTCACACCCCTCTGCTTATTTTGTTGGCCTGTAGAGCATGGAGTTCACACACAGGTCTGACGCGGAGCTGCAGCTGGccatcaacatttaaaatggatGGAAATGATAAGGCCTGGAGGGCAGGCAAAGGCCAAAGGAAGTACTCTAAACTTTAAACTGTGGGATATGAGACCCCTTAAACGTTCAACTAAAGCGTAATTCATTGGTTACAGCCATGAGGTATCTCAAGGAGGAACATCTCCCACTCCTTTCATTCACACTAATATATATTGTATGTTTTCAATAACAAATAATGTTACAAAATGCTTTAAATTAAGCATTGGAAAAATGTTCATTGGTCaattttttttgctaaattccatataattattaaaaatatactTCTAAGAACTTAACTGAgacaatctttttttctattgcaCCTCTTAAAGTGAGATGGTAAATTAAAATTAGAATAATTATTATCAAGGTTTAATCAAAAATAGCATCTGGTCATCACTTAGACTGTCAATGACTTCATCATACATTCTACAAAAGCTCTGCACACACTTTTATTACTGTCACATTATCGGTGTGAGGCAACCCTGGGTAACTTTTGTGAAAACAGGTTTGGTGTATCAACAGACAAAAGCAGGATTAAAAACAACTGAGGTAAATGTGACCAAGAGGCTCTCAGCGATGAGGGTTTACGTAGTTATGAAGAAAGAAGGTGgagttttatttataaatctgcTGTAGAGCTCATCTTACACTTTAGTGATATCTCCAGTAACTTTAATAAGGCTTTCCTGTACGTACAGGGGACATTCAAGGAAAACTTTGATGTGAATAAGAAAGTAAATATCAGCTGTACATCTGCAGTGATTTTGTCTGAACTGATTCATTCATCTATTTTCCAATAAGCTTCAGTAGGAGTAATGCTGCCCCCTATTGGGTATACCCAGTAAAGCTCTTCAAAAGGATTCAGCCAGAACATGCACAACCACTtgagataacaaataaataaggaGCAATGTtgattttgtaatgttttattagagttgtttgtttttatgaaaaatacAGTTAGGAAATCAAATATCTGTATCAAATCCAGCAGAAAGTGAAATAATAAGTACATTTTAATCTaaaccaataaataaataaataaataagtaagtTATCAAAGGACATTTCTATCTTTTAGTTCAATGTCAGACAAAGGTTTGGCTCTTTaaggtttttaatttaaagtactctaattttttttctcagtagCTGCATAACAAAGTAGaacttaaaaacatgaatgaataataTTGGTCAGCAGACCGGATGTtcataaaagtgaaaaaaggagaaattatgaaaacaaaacactaaaaattAATCAAAATTTACCAATATAAAGAAAATCTATCTAAAGTCTGTGGTTAACCATTAAAAAGAACAGTGCTTACgtaaagaaatattaaaagcaTGCTGCCTAACCAGAAACATCACTAATGGATAAGCAGCACTTTGTGCCATCAGCACTTTGAAAGAATCTCCTGACAGCTTTTGTAAACCTTCACCAAGCAGTTCAGCCTGGGCTTTGaactctgaaaaatgaagacagggcgttcattagaaacatgttagtgtgtgtacaAAAAAGCCAGAGGTGAACGATGAAGAGGAaaagcaacttaaaaaaaaggaactttctTTTGAAAAGCAGTTGCTCAAGATGAAATGTGCACACCTTGCATTTGACCTCACCTGAAACAAAGGCACAACACTTGACACTGCATCAGCTTCTGACGGGTCCTTCAACAGCACACACAGGTAATAGATGATTTGATGCTGAAATTCAGGATAAGACATTAATTCACTCATCTTCCTAAAGCAACACTGAAGTTCCATACAAACTATGAAATATATAATTGAATTTCTTTAATCACCATGTAAATAGCCTCGTTGATGACAATGTCCTTGATCTTGCCCATTTCAATGAATGTTGTGGTCTCTCGGCCTGAGGCGTAGCTGGAGGACACCTGAATGCCTAAAGAGCCGATGACAAGCAAGGACTCATGGTCCACCTTCACAAAGTGGATGTGAAGCATCATGCCAACCAGGGTGACAAATATAGCACAGGACAGCACGGCAGTGTTCTgcaaggaagaggaagacagtcACAAGCAGATCTGACCATGTAGTACATGCTAATATGAATCATTACATCCAAcctcaaagtaaaaaatgtacatgtctgatgatatacattattaatatttaaacataCACATCACAGGGAGAGTCAAATATGCTGTTCATTGGAAGTATCCTAGGCTGGTTTAACCTCTATTGGAATAAGATTTAACTTGTGTAAGTacagtagaaataaaaacacttcaaactaCTGAAGTGAAAGTATTAAAGGACTGGCATCGAAATCTACCAGAAGGAACAGTAAAAGATCTCTGTGCAGAGTAGTTAATGTCAGAGTCATATCTTATTACTTATTTATAATCACAGAAAGATTCACTCACACATCACATGTTGCACTTGGTATAACCATGGCACATGTAAAGTAGTATTTTGTGTAAATAGTCAATCTGCATAGTAACTTATCTGTAGCCTAATAgttgtaaaatgtttgtaccttagtaaaaaaacaacaacatttaccTCCAGAGTAAAATGAGATCACATTAAATTAGAAAGTAGAGATCTTTGTCAGATGTAGATTGCATGGAGCTACTATTGCTACTGGAGCTGGGCAAAAGGTCTACTGAGACAATACAAGTTAAATTATAGATTTGTAGGTTGTGTATAACCTAATTTTACCAAATTCTGTAGTATGAGAAAATATGCTTTAAAACTATAAGTAATATATCTGTTGCGGTTTGCTTTTCTTCAATATTCATCACATGGGAATCTGCATGTCATTAGTCATACCTCCGTGAAGAAGAAGACGGCGTAGGCTGACAGCCAAACAGAGCAGGTGTACACCATCACCTTACCGATCGACACTTTAGGAGAGCTGATAGTGAACTCTCTGCAGAGACCAGAGTGACTCTGACAGTCCAGGGAGATGGCTTTCCCATTGATGTCAGTAAAGGCTTCATCTTCCATCACGAACTCAAGAAAAACAGGACGAGTCGAGGAACAGTGAACATTGAGTAAactcgcacacacaaacaattagcTTAGCTAGCTAACGCTGAACTCGTAGGTTAGCACTCAGCTAGTTTTGGTGATCTGCAACAGGCAAGGTCAGCCGCATAGAAAGACACAAGTTGTTGCATTGATAGGCGCGAAAATAGAAATTTCTCATGCATACAAACTACGATTTGTGTGTTCAATCAGTCCAACATAAATCTGGAAAAGGTGCCTAGCAGCGAAAATAGTGAAATATCGCTTGAACAAGTGGACACAAGTGAACTGATGCCAGAATCTGCGCTAACGCTGGGAGCACTCGTTACATTCACCGCGCTGTCCACGTCGCAGGGATTCATGCGGAGTTTAGA
The Labrus mixtus chromosome 12, fLabMix1.1, whole genome shotgun sequence genome window above contains:
- the pigh gene encoding phosphatidylinositol N-acetylglucosaminyltransferase subunit H, producing the protein MEDEAFTDINGKAISLDCQSHSGLCREFTISSPKVSIGKVMVYTCSVWLSAYAVFFFTENTAVLSCAIFVTLVGMMLHIHFVKVDHESLLVIGSLGIQVSSSYASGRETTTFIEMGKIKDIVINEAIYMHQIIYYLCVLLKDPSEADAVSSVVPLFQSSKPRLNCLVKVYKSCQEILSKC